A DNA window from Bradyrhizobium barranii subsp. barranii contains the following coding sequences:
- a CDS encoding zinc metalloprotease — translation MVVDADFAAPFDDSTVDLANAQIAALRSREVSSGVDPRTHYYGLVDDNASNNFMRGKAFAIPGTPQPDTVASGPAGVPNGFAGDRDASYADWYGAHELGHTFGRFHPGFPPAAQDASDPTFPYENGCISKPDNKYVGVDTGDHELGLPTAALPGLTYHDVMTYADNQWLSAYTYQAIMTRLLEEDALGPPVA, via the coding sequence ATGGTGGTGGACGCGGATTTTGCCGCGCCGTTCGACGACTCGACGGTCGATCTCGCCAATGCCCAGATCGCCGCGCTGCGAAGCCGCGAGGTGAGCAGCGGCGTCGACCCGCGCACGCACTATTACGGTCTCGTCGACGATAACGCGTCCAACAACTTCATGCGAGGAAAGGCGTTCGCCATTCCGGGCACGCCCCAGCCGGACACCGTCGCTTCCGGACCCGCGGGCGTGCCGAACGGCTTTGCCGGCGATCGCGACGCGTCATACGCCGACTGGTACGGTGCTCACGAACTCGGACATACGTTCGGCCGGTTTCATCCGGGATTTCCCCCCGCCGCGCAGGACGCGAGCGATCCGACATTCCCTTATGAGAACGGCTGTATCAGCAAGCCGGACAACAAATATGTCGGTGTCGACACCGGGGATCACGAACTCGGCTTGCCGACCGCTGCGTTGCCGGGGCTCACATATCACGACGTGATGACCTATGCAGACAACCAGTGGCTATCGGCGTACACTTACCAGGCGATAATGACCCGGCTTTTGGAAGAGGACGCCCTCGGTCCGCCGGTCGCCTAG
- a CDS encoding methyltransferase domain-containing protein, translating into MVWDPQQYLKFSGHRLRPAVDLLMRIPDFAPRAIADLGAGAGNVTKLIKERWPDATVTGVEGSAEMVAAGRKAAPDVEWSHEDLGHWRPARQYDLIYSNAALHWLPDHAVLFPSVMEKVTPGGMLAVQMPRNFLAPSHVLIGETALNGPWRSKVEHLVTPPPVEGPAFYHDLLAPLSQNVDIWETEYLQVLEGDNPVKEWTKGTWLTRYLDILQGDEKAAFEAAYGERVAKAYPKNAAGQTLFPFRRLFMVAQRKG; encoded by the coding sequence ATGGTCTGGGATCCGCAGCAATATCTGAAATTCTCCGGCCATCGGCTTCGGCCCGCCGTCGACCTCTTGATGCGGATTCCGGATTTCGCCCCGCGCGCGATCGCCGATCTCGGGGCAGGGGCCGGCAACGTGACAAAATTGATCAAGGAACGCTGGCCGGACGCGACCGTGACCGGTGTCGAGGGCTCGGCCGAGATGGTGGCCGCAGGCCGCAAGGCGGCGCCGGATGTGGAATGGTCGCACGAGGATCTCGGCCATTGGCGCCCCGCCAGGCAATACGATTTGATCTATTCCAATGCCGCACTGCACTGGCTGCCCGATCATGCGGTGCTGTTTCCGTCGGTCATGGAGAAGGTGACGCCCGGCGGCATGCTTGCGGTGCAGATGCCGCGCAACTTCCTCGCGCCATCGCATGTGCTGATCGGCGAGACGGCGCTGAACGGCCCGTGGCGGTCAAAGGTCGAGCATCTCGTTACCCCGCCGCCGGTCGAAGGGCCGGCCTTCTATCATGATCTACTCGCGCCGCTTTCCCAGAACGTCGACATCTGGGAGACCGAGTATCTGCAGGTGCTCGAAGGCGACAATCCCGTGAAGGAATGGACCAAGGGGACCTGGTTGACGCGCTATCTCGACATCCTGCAGGGCGATGAGAAGGCCGCGTTCGAGGCCGCCTATGGCGAGCGGGTGGCGAAGGCCTATCCGAAGAATGCCGCGGGGCAGACGCTGTTTCCGTTCCGGCGTCTGTTCATGGTCGCCCAGCGCAAGGGCTGA
- the cax gene encoding calcium/proton exchanger yields MTTLLREIRDTPLLWMLVFVPIVLVAEAVAPHSHTLLFVLAVLAIVPLAALLSHATEAVAARTGDAVGGLLNATLGNLTELIIAITALRAGEYMLVKASIAGAIVTNATFMLGACLLLGGLRYHVQEYNRAGARLSSGLLLMATVALLAPSAVADLEHLPQDGGVIHKLSVGISVLLIAAYALGLWFSLGTHKELFASADHGEQEEAHWPIGLAVGTLLAVTVLVALVSEIFVESVQKAAETFGMSPAFVGFIIVSLVGAAAEFAVALAAARKDRLDMVVSIALGSASQIALFVAPALVLLSYVVGPTPMNLQFWPGAVTMVMIATVTATFITTSGRSAWFVGALMIFIYAVFALTLYVVPPAGEG; encoded by the coding sequence ATGACAACCCTGCTCAGGGAAATCCGGGATACACCTCTGCTCTGGATGCTGGTCTTCGTGCCCATCGTGCTGGTGGCGGAGGCGGTCGCCCCGCATTCCCACACGCTGCTGTTCGTGCTCGCCGTGCTTGCGATCGTGCCGCTGGCGGCGCTGCTCAGTCACGCCACCGAAGCGGTCGCCGCCAGAACCGGCGATGCCGTGGGTGGGCTGCTCAACGCAACGCTCGGCAATCTGACGGAGCTGATCATCGCCATCACGGCGCTGCGGGCAGGCGAGTACATGCTGGTGAAGGCCTCGATTGCCGGCGCGATCGTCACCAACGCGACATTCATGCTCGGCGCCTGCCTGCTGCTCGGCGGCCTGCGCTACCACGTGCAGGAGTACAACCGCGCCGGCGCGCGCCTGTCGTCCGGCCTGTTGCTGATGGCGACAGTCGCCCTGCTGGCCCCCTCGGCAGTCGCCGACCTCGAGCATTTGCCGCAGGACGGAGGCGTCATTCACAAGCTTAGCGTCGGCATTTCAGTCCTGCTGATCGCGGCTTACGCGCTTGGCCTGTGGTTCTCGCTCGGGACGCACAAGGAATTGTTCGCAAGCGCCGATCACGGCGAGCAGGAGGAAGCGCACTGGCCGATCGGGCTAGCCGTTGGGACGCTGCTGGCCGTCACCGTGCTGGTGGCGCTGGTGAGCGAGATCTTCGTGGAATCGGTGCAGAAGGCGGCGGAGACCTTCGGCATGAGTCCGGCTTTCGTCGGGTTCATCATCGTTTCGCTGGTTGGCGCCGCTGCCGAATTTGCAGTTGCCCTTGCCGCTGCGCGCAAGGACCGCCTCGACATGGTCGTCAGCATTGCGCTCGGCAGCGCCTCCCAGATCGCGCTGTTCGTTGCACCCGCGCTCGTGCTGCTCAGCTATGTCGTGGGACCGACGCCAATGAACCTTCAGTTCTGGCCTGGCGCCGTTACCATGGTGATGATCGCAACAGTCACGGCGACCTTCATCACCACCAGTGGACGCTCGGCATGGTTCGTCGGCGCCCTGATGATCTTCATCTACGCGGTGTTCGCGCTGACGCTGTATGTCGTCCCGCCGGCGGGCGAGGGATGA
- a CDS encoding LodA/GoxA family CTQ-dependent oxidase, producing MIDPNAIAALKVHPPIGVARVGNAQGAGDYVIGPETIGGAPSLPGTTPEQPARFVEDFRTANGEIKRQAARFRIYAHMKDGSVQEVTAASAKIEWRVCIANLKAGWYEFNQAMDLGPLSQNALQRNRELVLPDARWKLDITPTPRSIAGQGAGPIRLDDGAFWGSPVYLGELRTDEEGRLIFLGGNGVSRPFRKGTRPLTFANNPGWHDDVSDGPVRAQVTFAGHAPIDAEPGYVCVTPPNYAPGLFGLVTMDDVVREVFYDKGWIPRPIKTSFVNDVQPIFQRLTGLQWVNHGLFVIHGFGSPLDAQNAQVRAKLNDASAANAAWRAAVLALFRDPGAGGALIEDQIAQVFGDAVDQFFEGPPKPSNLLLAVTKTQYAHLKRWAAGTFDADGPSRQPAQAQDFDALAPEDQVKHLERASLHDCLGGPFHPAMEMTWVMRIPLMWASAYRLKVLAGEQPARQNFGGTLTPAACTGANGPHDGVAAGCLTRFLGVPWQTDHTSCNSAADYFPSTFLSMPTFWGPRAPDQVLADGNYLRAAAIAPLGQATQQQTFKHLMNRVDWLRDIRGNDYYDRLSNMIAEWSELGMVLPVKNAPASLPVQDLRVEQGRRDNNGPIDVTADPKYHAVEDMESLFLPQTTAGLAQRRGVRKTAPPPKRTYRPGEI from the coding sequence ATGATCGATCCGAACGCAATTGCAGCGCTGAAAGTCCATCCGCCGATCGGCGTTGCCCGCGTTGGCAACGCGCAAGGCGCCGGCGACTACGTCATCGGCCCCGAGACGATCGGCGGTGCGCCGAGCTTGCCCGGCACGACGCCGGAGCAGCCGGCTCGCTTTGTCGAGGACTTTCGTACCGCGAACGGAGAGATCAAGCGGCAAGCCGCGCGCTTCCGCATCTACGCCCACATGAAGGACGGCAGTGTGCAGGAGGTGACCGCTGCATCCGCGAAGATCGAGTGGCGCGTCTGCATCGCAAACCTCAAGGCCGGCTGGTACGAGTTCAACCAGGCAATGGACCTCGGCCCGCTGAGCCAGAACGCGCTGCAGCGAAATCGCGAGCTGGTTTTGCCGGACGCCAGGTGGAAGCTCGACATCACGCCAACCCCGCGAAGCATCGCAGGGCAGGGGGCTGGCCCGATCAGGCTGGACGATGGCGCGTTCTGGGGTTCGCCGGTCTATCTCGGCGAGCTTCGTACCGACGAGGAGGGGCGGCTGATCTTCCTCGGCGGCAATGGAGTTTCGCGGCCGTTCCGCAAAGGGACCCGGCCCCTGACTTTCGCCAACAATCCAGGTTGGCACGATGACGTCAGCGACGGGCCGGTGCGGGCGCAAGTGACATTTGCGGGGCATGCACCGATCGATGCGGAGCCCGGCTATGTCTGCGTCACGCCGCCGAATTACGCGCCGGGGCTGTTCGGTCTCGTCACGATGGACGACGTGGTGCGGGAGGTGTTCTACGACAAGGGCTGGATTCCACGACCGATCAAGACCTCGTTCGTCAACGACGTGCAACCGATCTTTCAGCGCCTGACCGGACTGCAATGGGTCAACCACGGGCTCTTCGTCATTCATGGCTTTGGCTCGCCGCTCGACGCGCAGAATGCGCAAGTCCGCGCCAAGCTCAACGACGCGTCTGCTGCGAATGCGGCGTGGCGCGCGGCCGTGCTGGCGTTGTTTCGCGATCCAGGCGCGGGCGGCGCACTGATCGAAGATCAGATAGCGCAGGTGTTCGGCGATGCGGTCGACCAATTCTTCGAAGGTCCGCCGAAGCCTTCGAATTTGCTGCTTGCCGTGACGAAGACCCAGTACGCGCACCTCAAGCGCTGGGCTGCTGGAACATTCGACGCCGACGGGCCGTCGCGCCAGCCGGCGCAGGCGCAGGACTTCGATGCCCTGGCTCCCGAGGACCAGGTCAAGCATCTCGAGCGCGCATCCTTGCACGATTGTCTCGGCGGCCCATTCCATCCCGCGATGGAGATGACATGGGTGATGCGGATTCCGCTGATGTGGGCATCGGCGTATCGGCTGAAGGTCCTGGCCGGTGAGCAACCAGCGCGGCAGAACTTCGGGGGTACTCTCACGCCGGCGGCCTGCACCGGCGCGAACGGCCCACACGACGGTGTTGCCGCAGGCTGCCTCACCCGTTTCCTCGGCGTGCCCTGGCAGACCGATCATACCTCGTGCAATTCGGCGGCCGACTACTTCCCGTCGACGTTCCTGTCGATGCCGACGTTCTGGGGACCGCGTGCCCCGGATCAGGTTCTGGCAGACGGAAACTATCTGCGTGCGGCCGCCATCGCGCCTCTCGGCCAGGCGACGCAACAGCAGACCTTCAAGCACCTGATGAACCGGGTCGACTGGTTGCGCGACATCCGCGGCAACGATTACTATGACCGCCTGTCGAACATGATTGCGGAATGGTCCGAGCTCGGCATGGTGTTGCCGGTGAAGAACGCGCCCGCATCTCTGCCGGTGCAGGATCTGCGGGTCGAGCAGGGACGCCGCGACAACAACGGGCCGATCGATGTCACGGCCGATCCGAAGTACCACGCGGTCGAAGACATGGAGAGCCTTTTCTTGCCGCAGACGACAGCAGGCCTGGCGCAGCGGCGCGGCGTACGCAAGACGGCTCCCCCGCCGAAGCGGACCTATCGTCCGGGCGAGATCTGA
- a CDS encoding IS3-like element ISRj2 family transposase (programmed frameshift): MTKKSRRTHSPAFKAKVALAAVKGDKTLAELAQLFDVHPNQITIWKNQLLEGAAGVFGHDKTSAETPVDLKALHAKIGELALENGFFVRRAHQGGPAERKAMIDRDHDLSIVRQAKVLKLARSTVYYEPRPVSAEDLALMRRLDELHLDYPFAGARMLRSLLRREGVYAGRRHIATLMKRMGIEAVYRRPNTSKPAPGHKIYPYLLRGLKIERPDHAWAMDITYIPMRRGFVYLAAVVDVFSRRVLAHRVSITMEAAFCVEAVQEALAKHGRPEIFNTDQGSQFTSLEFTDVLLDAKIAISMDGKGAWRDNVFVERLWRTVKYEEVYLRAYDSVSEARASIAKYLAFYNQGRPHSSLDGRTPDEAYFGTQAMVMAA, from the exons ATGACGAAGAAGAGCCGCCGGACGCATTCTCCGGCATTCAAGGCGAAGGTTGCTTTGGCTGCGGTCAAAGGCGACAAGACACTGGCGGAGCTGGCGCAACTGTTTGATGTTCATCCGAACCAGATCACGATCTGGAAAAACCAGCTCCTGGAAGGCGCCGCCGGCGTGTTTGGGCATGACAAGACATCGGCCGAGACGCCGGTCGATTTGAAGGCGTTACATGCCAAGATCGGCGAGCTGGCGTTGGAAAACG GATTTTTTGTCCGGCGCGCTCACCAAGGCGGGCCTGCTGAGCGCAAAGCGATGATCGACCGCGATCATGATCTTTCTATCGTGCGCCAGGCGAAGGTCCTGAAGCTGGCTCGCAGCACGGTCTACTATGAACCTCGGCCAGTTTCGGCCGAGGACCTTGCCTTGATGCGTCGGCTCGATGAGCTGCATCTCGATTATCCCTTCGCGGGAGCGCGTATGCTGCGATCGTTGCTGCGGCGGGAGGGCGTATACGCCGGTCGCCGCCACATCGCGACGCTGATGAAGCGCATGGGGATCGAGGCGGTCTATCGTCGCCCGAACACGAGCAAGCCGGCTCCGGGTCACAAGATCTACCCGTACCTGTTGCGCGGATTGAAGATCGAGCGGCCCGACCATGCGTGGGCAATGGACATCACCTACATTCCGATGCGGCGTGGCTTCGTCTATCTCGCGGCGGTCGTCGATGTGTTCAGCCGACGGGTCCTGGCCCATCGCGTCTCGATCACAATGGAGGCGGCCTTCTGCGTCGAAGCGGTCCAGGAGGCGTTGGCGAAGCACGGCAGGCCCGAGATTTTCAACACGGATCAGGGCAGCCAGTTCACCAGCCTCGAGTTCACCGATGTGCTGCTGGACGCGAAGATCGCCATCAGCATGGACGGCAAGGGCGCCTGGCGCGACAACGTGTTTGTCGAGCGGCTCTGGCGCACGGTCAAATACGAAGAAGTATATCTCCGCGCCTACGACAGCGTGTCCGAGGCGCGAGCGTCAATTGCCAAGTATCTGGCCTTCTACAATCAGGGACGCCCTCACTCGAGCCTTGACGGGCGCACGCCCGACGAGGCTTACTTCGGCACGCAAGCTATGGTGATGGCCGCATGA
- a CDS encoding isocitrate/isopropylmalate dehydrogenase family protein translates to MQIVVLPGDGIGPEITTATSGVLRAASERFQLNLRLEEHAVGHASLKQFGTTVRPELLDIVRAADGLILGPTATFDFKDEAHGEINPSRHFRKSLDLYANVRPARTYAGRPGRLGEFDLVVVRENTEGFYADRNMEQGNGEMLVTPDVVISLRRITRLCCERIAHAACRLAMKRRRHLTIVHKANVLKIGDGMFLDICRAAAKGYPGLEVDDILVDAMMAHVVRNPDRFDVIVATNMFGDILSDLTAELSGSLGLGGSLNVGDRYAMAQAAHGSAPDIAGQDVANPVSLILSTALLLAWHGEKSGAVRYEEAARAIEAAVAKAIGEGRATRDVGGKLGTIAAGAAIAEILQAE, encoded by the coding sequence ATGCAAATCGTCGTTCTACCCGGTGACGGCATCGGACCGGAGATCACGACCGCGACATCGGGCGTGCTGCGCGCGGCCTCCGAGCGCTTCCAGCTCAATCTGCGCCTGGAGGAGCACGCGGTCGGGCATGCGAGCCTGAAGCAGTTTGGCACGACGGTGCGCCCCGAGCTGCTCGACATCGTCCGCGCCGCCGACGGCCTGATCCTGGGGCCGACCGCGACCTTCGACTTCAAGGACGAGGCCCATGGCGAGATCAACCCGTCCAGGCACTTTCGCAAGAGCCTCGACCTCTACGCCAATGTCCGGCCCGCGCGCACCTATGCGGGGCGGCCCGGTCGGCTCGGCGAGTTCGACCTCGTCGTCGTGCGCGAGAACACCGAAGGGTTTTACGCCGACCGCAACATGGAGCAGGGCAATGGCGAGATGCTGGTCACGCCCGACGTCGTGATCTCGTTGCGCCGGATCACGCGCCTCTGCTGCGAGCGTATCGCGCACGCCGCCTGCCGTCTCGCAATGAAGCGACGACGACATCTCACCATCGTGCACAAGGCCAATGTGCTCAAGATCGGCGACGGCATGTTCCTCGACATCTGCCGCGCGGCGGCGAAGGGCTATCCCGGCCTCGAAGTCGACGACATCCTGGTCGACGCCATGATGGCGCATGTCGTGCGCAACCCCGATCGCTTCGACGTCATCGTCGCCACCAACATGTTCGGCGACATCCTGTCCGATCTCACGGCCGAGCTCTCCGGCAGCCTCGGCCTCGGCGGCTCGCTCAATGTCGGTGATCGCTATGCGATGGCGCAGGCGGCACACGGCTCGGCGCCTGACATCGCGGGGCAGGACGTCGCCAATCCGGTCTCGCTGATCCTGTCGACCGCGTTGCTGCTGGCCTGGCATGGCGAGAAGAGTGGCGCCGTCCGCTACGAGGAAGCCGCGCGTGCGATCGAAGCCGCGGTGGCGAAGGCGATCGGCGAAGGCAGGGCGACGCGCGACGTCGGCGGCAAGCTCGGCACGATCGCCGCAGGTGCTGCGATTGCGGAGATCTTGCAGGCGGAGTGA
- a CDS encoding SDR family NAD(P)-dependent oxidoreductase: MDLGLKSKTAVVTGASIGIGRAIAKGLAAEGVRVVGVARRTDLLAELVKEVGSGLITPFEQDVMAKDAAENIAAFALKEIGHVDILVNNAGGSRPLPVDAPDSKWDEAIALNFTSYRRIAHALLPQMIERKWGRIVNITGKSEPEGLNAAFAAKAAVHAWAKGLSREIGEHGITINCIPPGRIMSEQIRRNYPPDYRERFAEEEIPVGYWGEPEDLAALAVFLASPVARYITGTVIPVDGGLRRYQF, from the coding sequence ATGGACCTCGGGCTCAAATCGAAAACCGCAGTCGTGACAGGCGCGAGCATCGGCATCGGCCGCGCCATCGCCAAGGGCCTGGCTGCCGAAGGCGTCCGCGTCGTCGGCGTGGCGCGGCGCACTGATCTCCTTGCCGAGCTGGTGAAAGAAGTCGGCTCCGGCCTGATCACGCCGTTCGAGCAGGACGTGATGGCCAAGGACGCCGCGGAGAACATCGCGGCCTTTGCGCTCAAAGAGATCGGCCATGTCGACATCCTCGTCAACAATGCCGGCGGCAGCCGCCCCCTTCCCGTCGATGCGCCCGACAGCAAATGGGACGAGGCGATCGCGCTGAACTTCACCAGCTACCGCCGCATCGCGCACGCGCTGCTGCCGCAGATGATCGAACGCAAATGGGGCCGCATCGTCAACATCACCGGCAAGTCCGAGCCGGAAGGCCTCAACGCTGCGTTCGCCGCAAAAGCCGCCGTGCACGCCTGGGCCAAGGGCCTGTCGCGCGAGATCGGCGAGCACGGCATCACCATCAACTGCATCCCGCCCGGCCGCATCATGAGCGAGCAGATCCGCCGCAACTACCCGCCGGATTATCGCGAGCGCTTTGCCGAGGAAGAAATCCCGGTCGGCTATTGGGGCGAGCCGGAGGACCTCGCGGCGCTCGCGGTGTTTCTGGCCTCACCGGTGGCAAGGTACATCACGGGCACGGTGATCCCGGTGGATGGAGGGTTGCGGAGGTATCAGTTTTAG
- a CDS encoding YidH family protein, translating to MIERYSDHAANERTFLAWVRTGIAIIAFGFVVEKFNLFVRTIAEANRTEIGSRLQFDRFTGAFSHYDGLALIAIGIAIIVISLFRFIRTGRMIDDAQSHSAGGIKTELVLAVVLGLIVTAMTVYFAL from the coding sequence ATGATCGAGAGATACTCAGACCACGCGGCAAACGAGCGGACTTTTCTCGCCTGGGTCAGGACGGGCATCGCGATCATCGCGTTTGGCTTTGTCGTCGAGAAATTCAACCTCTTCGTCCGAACAATCGCCGAAGCCAACAGGACGGAGATCGGGTCTCGACTGCAATTCGATCGCTTCACGGGAGCGTTCAGTCACTATGACGGCCTCGCGCTGATCGCGATCGGGATCGCAATCATCGTGATTTCGCTCTTTCGCTTCATCAGGACTGGCCGAATGATTGACGATGCACAATCTCATTCCGCCGGCGGCATCAAGACAGAACTGGTGCTCGCCGTTGTGCTGGGCCTGATCGTTACAGCGATGACCGTTTATTTTGCGCTCTGA
- a CDS encoding AMP-binding protein: MLRTDCFVVGAGPAGLTAARLLALRGRTVIVADSGVTPTTRLELLAPASLVTVAAVGLEHLLDDPAIARACLGIRRTHRSGASDYEDFLRHPCRVGYVVDRARFDERLRDEAVAVGVMLAGVSGTICAYLPHWAQETPDRVFLAQRTRDNAWQSISYGEFWSRVRSVGQALIDRGGAAGDTLAILSGNSIENAVIQFAAMSIGLQVAPISPSYSLLPGGLSRIEDIAKVLTPKFVFAQKADPFVQARAIPGFAQAEWITAEEAADTTPLSELSAATPGHAFEAAFAALGPETVGRILFTSGSTGSPKGVINTHRMMSSVLQMAAQVTPVSQPLVQIEWLPWHHTMGCNVILNGVLKNGGSLYIDDGRPTPEAFHRTIANLHDVSPTASFNVPTGYALLCAALGEDPDLRQKFFHRIDRMIFGGAAIPASVMATLQEYAIEVRGERVPILAGYGATEAGPTICVSYRPCEAPGEIGLPAPGIELKLVPAMDGYEARVRGPNVMPGYLGLPELSAAAFDEEGFYRVGDAVSFIDPADLCRGLRFSGRLSENFKMMTGTWVLVGELRAAILNRMGGVLQDLVIGGEGRDSLVALVWLNPDRARRHANGAAGADSGDTLSLDSGVRAYVHRVLTEHNLAAATNARISAVAIQIQPLSLAAGETTDKGYINQRGVLKSRSAILDSLYSGAASPHIIRFASHPRALSTAGNAVTSTDA, from the coding sequence GTGCTGCGCACCGACTGTTTCGTGGTCGGCGCGGGGCCTGCCGGCTTGACCGCCGCACGCCTGCTGGCCCTTAGGGGTCGCACGGTTATTGTCGCAGATTCCGGCGTCACACCGACGACGCGGCTTGAGCTCCTTGCTCCGGCCTCGCTCGTCACTGTCGCGGCGGTAGGACTTGAACATCTGCTCGACGATCCGGCGATCGCCCGAGCCTGTCTCGGGATTCGGCGAACTCACCGTTCGGGCGCGTCGGACTACGAGGACTTTCTGCGTCATCCCTGCCGCGTCGGGTATGTGGTCGATCGCGCCCGTTTCGACGAGCGCCTTCGCGACGAGGCTGTCGCCGTCGGGGTTATGCTCGCTGGAGTGAGCGGGACGATTTGCGCATACCTTCCCCACTGGGCTCAGGAAACGCCGGACCGCGTCTTTCTCGCGCAACGAACCCGCGACAATGCATGGCAGTCGATCAGCTATGGCGAATTCTGGTCTCGAGTGCGCTCGGTCGGGCAGGCGCTGATTGATCGGGGTGGCGCAGCGGGCGATACGCTGGCCATCCTGTCCGGCAATTCGATCGAGAATGCGGTGATCCAGTTCGCCGCGATGTCGATCGGTCTGCAGGTTGCGCCGATCTCGCCAAGCTACAGTCTTCTGCCAGGTGGCCTCAGCCGCATCGAAGACATCGCGAAGGTCCTCACGCCGAAGTTTGTGTTTGCCCAGAAGGCGGATCCCTTCGTGCAAGCCCGTGCCATCCCCGGCTTTGCGCAGGCCGAATGGATAACGGCGGAAGAGGCGGCGGATACCACGCCGCTGTCGGAGCTATCCGCCGCGACACCGGGTCACGCGTTTGAGGCGGCGTTCGCAGCACTCGGACCGGAGACCGTCGGCAGAATCCTGTTCACGTCGGGATCGACCGGCTCTCCCAAGGGAGTGATCAATACCCATCGCATGATGTCGAGCGTGCTGCAGATGGCCGCTCAGGTCACGCCGGTCTCGCAGCCCCTGGTTCAGATCGAATGGCTGCCCTGGCATCATACCATGGGCTGCAACGTCATACTGAATGGGGTTCTGAAGAACGGCGGCTCTCTCTATATCGACGATGGCCGACCGACGCCCGAAGCGTTTCATCGAACAATCGCCAATCTGCACGACGTTTCTCCGACGGCCTCATTCAATGTCCCAACCGGTTACGCGTTGTTATGCGCCGCGCTCGGCGAGGATCCAGACCTGAGGCAGAAGTTCTTCCATCGCATCGACAGAATGATTTTCGGGGGCGCGGCGATCCCGGCGTCCGTAATGGCAACGCTTCAGGAATATGCAATCGAAGTCCGCGGCGAGCGAGTTCCGATTTTGGCCGGATACGGTGCCACGGAAGCCGGGCCGACCATCTGCGTGTCTTATCGACCGTGCGAAGCGCCGGGAGAGATCGGCTTGCCGGCACCCGGCATCGAACTCAAGCTGGTTCCGGCGATGGACGGTTACGAGGCGCGGGTCCGTGGCCCGAACGTCATGCCCGGTTATCTCGGATTACCCGAATTGTCCGCGGCAGCATTCGACGAAGAGGGCTTCTATCGGGTAGGCGACGCGGTCTCGTTCATCGATCCCGCCGATCTCTGCCGCGGCCTGAGGTTTTCCGGGCGTCTCTCGGAGAATTTCAAAATGATGACAGGCACGTGGGTGCTCGTCGGCGAGCTGCGTGCCGCCATCCTGAACCGGATGGGCGGCGTGCTGCAGGATCTGGTGATCGGAGGCGAGGGCCGCGATTCTCTCGTCGCGCTGGTATGGCTCAATCCGGACCGTGCAAGGCGACATGCTAACGGCGCAGCAGGCGCGGATTCCGGTGACACCCTTTCATTGGATTCCGGCGTTCGCGCATACGTCCATCGGGTCTTGACCGAGCATAACCTGGCGGCAGCGACCAACGCGCGGATATCGGCCGTTGCCATCCAGATCCAGCCGCTGTCGCTCGCGGCAGGCGAGACAACGGACAAGGGCTACATCAATCAGCGCGGGGTCCTGAAGAGCCGTTCCGCCATTCTCGACAGTCTCTATAGCGGAGCAGCCTCGCCGCACATCATCCGGTTTGCCTCTCATCCACGCGCGTTGTCGACGGCAGGAAATGCAGTCACGTCGACTGATGCATGA